One Actinoplanes missouriensis 431 DNA segment encodes these proteins:
- a CDS encoding OmpL47-type beta-barrel domain-containing protein, with the protein MSLPPAAQAAPNSGTPYPVFTGSATPVPDERTGYHARNQLQAIFDADVAAGAGSSPDNDFWIDRMLARTGNTPGGSNGDANQYLFSRGRAVFMKTHQPATLGFGGEVAYIESIAGGQGAYTITLSVGGADVTLSEDAAQRKQTPSYWRGVFTNSAAGLRVVQTKYITEQNVLVTDLEVTSTNGAKDVTLSASSPFARTVESDNGELTGAVRSFNKLTDLFPRFSGDGFTPVQGTLRRTVAVPANGSARAKVQLGFVAKENPASASEYTAFRDLAPAAAYTRHVTAYNRWWAENVPYLDTPENNIDKTLFYRWWLMRFNFLDADIPGNDYQFPTAMEGVLGYNNAIVLTTGMFVDDLKYFRDPAYSYGSWVSAGEVAKSSKYVDNPGDPANWSNSYTEYISEAAWRSYQLHGGPAAIAENLAEYAEDDVKGLLEAYDFDDNDLIEYSWGAMTGNDADAVSFDWRKNQNMDRTENAYLYSNAKAAAAAYRTAGNTAKAAEMEAFAARIKAAVLEHLWEPARTTPDEMGHKGNLLKHRHVASGDLVPWKEINNYYPFSVGLMPKPGDADYDQPYTEALRLFADDTQYPIFPFTTANQADKAAAAAEGDPGSNNFSVINSTVTFRMLSSVLRNYPTEYINAEWYKKLLYWNAWAHYQNNGDNRYPDQNEFWADGSAANQSIGYRSWIHHTILGATNFTVIEDAMGLRPRDDAKIELDPIDIGWDHFTANNIKYRDKDLTVVWDAPGGERHYGTGTPEGYSVYLDGELAFTADKLGKLVYDPASGQVTAAAGITVTNAAEKSLKAPEDVTFAADARVTDVMAKAGMNPKANVAKGRPATATFSASGRTPAGAVNGTTVNEPFWGTAGSPNATDTITVDLEGKRKIDDVRVHFYKTSSTATVQGYAPPAQFTVQYDDGDGWKTVPDQARIPAYPRGNLNQVRFPEVTAEKVRITVHHTPGAKTGIKEIQAFDTGTAAPRAENQPPLADAWVDSTYQQDGSVRLLGLAQDDGDPGTAITSSWSVVDAPNGGTVAFEEANAPTTIARFTESGRHTLRLTVKNGGETSTKDVVVNASALVEGEINIATSATPSASFTAGWNNVNAVNDDKAPFFTGGSNPDIWATWTGNEPSTRWLQYDFPSSVRVNRASIDFWSDSTTGGSGVAVPQNWKIQYWDGAAWQDTTGGTGFNPAVRGRTNVVTFDPVTTTRLRATFNALPNAAGNRWSAVGVTEWRVFAAPASSIRTVDVRTQTGVTPVLPATVDVTYADGATLPVAVSWSAIDPDRVAEIGDFTITGFVAGTSITAKAHIWVRGSAPVQINTVDPVAVSTRAGVAPVLPSGVTVGYNDGSRQSGIGVTWAPIDPASYAKEGTFEVTGQVAGTDKAATATVTVGAGGPQDTTAPVTTLTAAPDAPWANTNVTVTASATDNRDAAPRITLKRGSGDWAGYTGPITVTDEGEVTIQARATDAAGNVSAVTERTVGIDRTVPAVTAAFDKDARELTITGTDALSGVATVEYRIGSGAWTAATGPVAVGSAAATVEFRAVDRAGNVSAVGTQTVEAGQAPVNVARTGAASASFTPGWVTPDNIADGVTPTGPVGPNTDVWNTWPQVGEQWIQLDWSSPVTVDRSRIWFVQDIDETGAGVAPPASWKLQHWDGTQWKDVTGATAYGTSATAWNTVTFDKVTTTKLRALLTASGTEEGKGAPGVQEWEVYDVPTQAVDLEVSAKSQCLARTAYVAVTAKNTGDEPITVELVTPYGSKTVANVAPGKSAYQSFTSRKAAIPAGEATANGVRAPYNAITCG; encoded by the coding sequence GTGTCCCTTCCCCCCGCCGCCCAGGCGGCGCCCAACAGCGGCACGCCGTACCCGGTCTTCACCGGCAGCGCGACCCCGGTGCCGGACGAGCGCACCGGCTATCACGCTCGCAACCAGCTCCAGGCCATCTTCGACGCCGACGTCGCGGCCGGGGCCGGGAGCAGCCCCGACAACGACTTCTGGATCGACCGGATGCTGGCCCGCACCGGCAACACGCCGGGCGGGTCCAACGGCGACGCGAACCAGTACCTGTTCAGCCGTGGCCGCGCGGTCTTCATGAAGACCCATCAGCCGGCGACGCTCGGCTTCGGCGGCGAGGTCGCCTACATCGAGTCGATCGCGGGCGGGCAGGGGGCGTACACGATCACGCTCTCGGTCGGCGGAGCCGACGTCACCCTGAGCGAGGACGCCGCCCAGCGTAAGCAGACGCCGAGTTACTGGCGGGGCGTCTTCACCAACAGCGCGGCCGGCCTGCGGGTCGTGCAGACGAAGTACATCACCGAGCAGAACGTGCTGGTCACCGACCTCGAGGTGACCAGCACGAACGGCGCGAAGGACGTGACGCTCAGCGCGAGCTCGCCGTTCGCCCGGACCGTGGAATCGGACAACGGCGAGCTGACCGGCGCGGTGCGCTCGTTCAACAAGCTGACCGACCTGTTCCCGCGGTTCTCCGGCGACGGATTCACGCCGGTCCAGGGCACGCTGCGGCGGACCGTCGCGGTGCCGGCGAACGGCTCGGCGCGGGCCAAGGTGCAGCTCGGTTTCGTCGCCAAGGAGAACCCGGCGTCGGCGAGCGAGTACACCGCGTTCCGTGACCTCGCGCCGGCCGCGGCGTACACGAGGCACGTCACGGCGTACAACCGGTGGTGGGCGGAGAACGTGCCCTACCTGGACACGCCGGAGAACAACATCGACAAGACGTTGTTCTACCGCTGGTGGCTGATGCGGTTCAACTTCCTCGACGCGGACATCCCGGGCAACGACTATCAGTTCCCGACCGCGATGGAGGGCGTGCTCGGCTACAACAACGCGATCGTGCTGACCACCGGCATGTTCGTGGACGACCTCAAGTACTTCCGCGACCCGGCGTACTCCTACGGCTCCTGGGTGTCGGCCGGCGAGGTCGCGAAGAGCTCGAAGTACGTGGACAACCCGGGCGACCCGGCGAACTGGTCGAACAGCTACACGGAGTACATCTCCGAGGCGGCCTGGCGGTCGTACCAGCTGCACGGCGGACCGGCGGCGATCGCCGAGAACCTCGCGGAGTACGCCGAGGACGACGTCAAGGGACTCCTCGAGGCGTACGACTTCGACGACAACGACCTGATCGAGTACAGCTGGGGCGCGATGACCGGCAACGACGCCGACGCGGTGTCGTTCGACTGGCGCAAGAACCAGAACATGGACCGCACCGAGAACGCGTACCTCTACTCCAACGCGAAGGCCGCGGCGGCCGCGTACCGGACCGCCGGGAACACCGCGAAGGCCGCCGAGATGGAGGCGTTCGCCGCGCGGATCAAGGCGGCCGTGCTGGAGCACCTCTGGGAGCCGGCCCGCACCACGCCGGACGAGATGGGCCACAAGGGCAATCTGCTCAAGCACCGGCACGTCGCGTCCGGTGACCTGGTGCCGTGGAAGGAGATCAACAACTACTACCCGTTCTCTGTCGGGCTGATGCCCAAGCCCGGTGACGCCGACTACGACCAGCCGTACACCGAGGCTCTGCGGCTGTTCGCCGACGACACCCAGTACCCGATCTTCCCGTTCACCACGGCGAATCAGGCCGACAAGGCCGCCGCGGCTGCGGAGGGCGACCCCGGCAGCAACAACTTCTCGGTGATCAACTCGACGGTGACGTTCCGGATGCTGTCGTCGGTGCTGCGCAACTATCCGACCGAGTACATCAACGCCGAGTGGTACAAGAAGCTGCTGTACTGGAACGCCTGGGCGCACTACCAGAACAACGGCGACAACCGGTACCCCGACCAGAACGAGTTCTGGGCCGACGGCTCGGCCGCGAACCAGAGCATCGGGTACCGCTCGTGGATCCACCACACGATCCTCGGCGCCACGAACTTCACCGTCATCGAGGACGCGATGGGCCTGCGCCCGCGCGACGACGCGAAGATCGAGCTGGACCCGATCGACATCGGCTGGGACCACTTCACCGCCAACAACATCAAGTACCGCGACAAGGACCTGACGGTCGTCTGGGACGCGCCGGGCGGCGAGCGGCACTACGGCACGGGCACGCCCGAGGGCTACTCCGTCTACCTCGACGGCGAGCTGGCGTTCACCGCCGACAAGCTCGGCAAGCTGGTCTACGACCCGGCCAGCGGCCAGGTCACCGCCGCGGCCGGGATCACCGTGACCAACGCGGCCGAGAAGAGCCTGAAGGCGCCGGAGGACGTCACCTTCGCGGCGGACGCGCGGGTCACCGACGTGATGGCCAAGGCCGGCATGAACCCGAAGGCCAACGTGGCGAAGGGCCGCCCGGCCACCGCCACCTTCTCCGCCTCCGGGCGTACGCCGGCCGGAGCAGTCAACGGCACCACCGTGAACGAGCCGTTCTGGGGGACCGCCGGCTCGCCGAACGCCACCGACACGATCACCGTGGACCTCGAGGGTAAGCGGAAGATCGACGACGTCCGGGTGCACTTCTACAAGACGTCGTCGACCGCCACGGTCCAGGGCTACGCGCCGCCCGCCCAGTTCACCGTGCAGTACGACGACGGCGACGGCTGGAAGACCGTTCCGGATCAGGCGCGGATCCCCGCGTACCCCCGGGGGAATCTGAATCAGGTCCGCTTCCCGGAGGTGACCGCGGAGAAGGTGCGGATCACCGTGCATCACACGCCGGGCGCGAAGACCGGCATCAAGGAGATCCAGGCCTTCGACACCGGGACGGCCGCGCCGCGGGCGGAGAACCAGCCGCCGCTGGCGGACGCCTGGGTGGACTCCACCTATCAGCAGGACGGCTCGGTGCGGCTGCTCGGCCTCGCGCAGGACGACGGCGATCCGGGCACGGCGATCACCTCCTCCTGGTCGGTGGTGGACGCGCCGAACGGCGGCACCGTCGCCTTCGAGGAGGCGAACGCGCCGACCACGATCGCCCGGTTCACCGAATCCGGCCGGCACACCCTGCGGCTGACCGTGAAGAACGGCGGCGAGACGTCCACGAAGGACGTCGTGGTGAACGCGTCGGCGCTGGTCGAGGGCGAGATCAACATCGCCACCTCGGCGACGCCGTCGGCGAGCTTCACGGCCGGCTGGAACAACGTCAACGCGGTCAACGACGACAAGGCGCCGTTCTTCACCGGCGGCTCCAACCCGGACATCTGGGCCACCTGGACCGGCAACGAGCCGTCCACCCGCTGGCTGCAGTACGACTTCCCGTCCTCGGTCCGGGTCAACCGGGCGTCGATCGACTTCTGGTCAGACAGCACCACCGGTGGCAGCGGCGTCGCGGTGCCGCAGAACTGGAAGATCCAGTACTGGGACGGCGCGGCGTGGCAGGACACCACCGGCGGCACCGGGTTCAACCCGGCCGTCCGGGGACGCACGAACGTGGTCACGTTCGACCCGGTCACCACGACCCGGCTGCGGGCGACGTTCAACGCGCTGCCGAACGCGGCGGGCAACCGCTGGTCGGCGGTGGGTGTCACGGAGTGGCGTGTCTTCGCGGCCCCGGCCAGCTCGATCCGGACCGTGGACGTGCGGACGCAGACCGGTGTGACGCCGGTGCTGCCGGCGACCGTCGACGTGACCTACGCCGACGGGGCTACGCTGCCGGTCGCCGTCTCCTGGAGCGCGATCGACCCGGACCGGGTCGCGGAGATCGGTGACTTCACGATCACCGGCTTCGTGGCCGGCACGTCGATCACGGCAAAGGCCCACATCTGGGTACGGGGCAGCGCGCCGGTCCAGATCAACACGGTCGACCCGGTGGCGGTCAGCACCCGTGCCGGAGTGGCGCCGGTCCTGCCGTCCGGTGTCACGGTCGGCTACAACGACGGGTCGCGCCAGAGCGGCATCGGGGTGACCTGGGCGCCGATCGACCCGGCCTCCTATGCCAAGGAGGGCACCTTCGAGGTGACCGGGCAGGTGGCCGGCACCGACAAGGCCGCCACCGCGACGGTCACCGTCGGGGCGGGTGGTCCGCAGGACACGACCGCGCCGGTCACGACGCTGACCGCGGCGCCCGACGCGCCCTGGGCGAACACGAACGTGACGGTCACGGCGAGCGCCACGGACAACCGTGACGCCGCGCCCAGGATCACTCTCAAGCGGGGAAGCGGGGACTGGGCCGGCTACACCGGTCCGATCACCGTGACCGACGAGGGCGAGGTCACGATTCAGGCCCGCGCGACGGACGCCGCGGGCAACGTCTCGGCGGTCACCGAGAGGACGGTCGGCATCGACCGGACCGTCCCGGCCGTCACGGCGGCGTTCGACAAGGACGCGCGGGAACTGACGATCACCGGCACCGACGCGCTCTCCGGGGTGGCGACCGTGGAATATCGCATCGGCAGCGGGGCCTGGACGGCGGCGACCGGCCCGGTCGCGGTCGGCTCGGCGGCGGCGACCGTCGAGTTCCGCGCGGTGGACCGGGCGGGCAACGTCTCGGCCGTCGGCACGCAGACCGTCGAGGCCGGGCAGGCGCCGGTGAACGTGGCACGGACCGGCGCGGCGTCCGCGTCGTTCACGCCGGGCTGGGTCACCCCCGACAACATCGCCGACGGGGTCACCCCGACCGGGCCGGTCGGACCGAACACCGACGTCTGGAACACCTGGCCGCAGGTGGGCGAGCAGTGGATCCAGCTGGACTGGTCGTCGCCGGTGACGGTGGACCGCTCCCGGATCTGGTTCGTCCAGGACATCGACGAAACGGGCGCCGGGGTGGCGCCGCCGGCGTCCTGGAAGCTGCAGCACTGGGATGGAACACAGTGGAAGGACGTCACCGGCGCGACCGCCTACGGCACCTCGGCGACCGCGTGGAACACCGTGACGTTCGACAAGGTGACCACCACGAAGCTGCGGGCGCTGCTCACCGCGTCGGGCACGGAGGAGGGCAAGGGCGCCCCCGGTGTCCAGGAGTGGGAGGTGTACGACGTACCCACCCAGGCGGTTGACCTCGAGGTGAGCGCCAAGTCGCAGTGCCTCGCCAGGACGGCGTACGTCGCGGTCACGGCGAAGAACACCGGCGACGAGCCGATCACCGTCGAGCTGGTCACTCCGTACGGATCGAAGACGGTCGCGAACGTCGCGCCGGGGAAGTCCGCCTACCAGAGCTTCACCAGTCGCAAGGCGGCGATCCCGGCCGGTGAGGCGACCGCGAACGGGGTCCGGGCACCCTACAACGCCATCACCTGCGGATAG
- a CDS encoding CBM96 family carbohydrate-binding protein — protein sequence MRRAKLPKHLTALTAVFAGAAAALAPGATAQAVAIKKTKGTKEMAVAAGDDTYTSSSRKTASFGTEDKLVAGKVGNDVKTSFLKFTVAAGTDVQDAKLLLSALGKPTGKVTVSRVLDNTWTEGKLSAANAPKVGLPIASVSPKSSDTSLAFDLSSEVYGPGTYSFAISATAPIKFQSAENKAKGGPELTFLTSAAISDAVKSAASGAAPKAGTNCVTNAKLVPSCNILWGGAAGGFTDAPRDLALKDWEKLSGRTATIFHQYHKGNEPFPTKAEIAMTNDPAKPRVLLENWKIAYGSNWAKVAKGEQDARIDAFAKRAKAYGKKFFLVLNHEPENDVVAKRGSGWEAKDFAAMYRHTILRLRAQGVTNVVNVMAYMGNEKWMAQSWWKDLYPGNDVVDWVGLDSYVSVEKGYYHFGDFGDILDRAPKGGVGFYDWAVAKAPGKPFMLAEWGGYHRVGKYADKDAVYNDVLPELAKRPAIKAIVHFDTKKDDQGDRDISINSTPASLAAFKKLAANPVFNVKIG from the coding sequence ATGCGACGTGCCAAGCTGCCGAAGCACCTGACAGCTCTGACCGCCGTTTTCGCGGGCGCCGCTGCCGCGTTGGCGCCGGGTGCGACCGCTCAGGCGGTTGCCATCAAGAAGACCAAGGGCACCAAGGAGATGGCCGTCGCCGCCGGCGACGACACGTACACCTCGTCGTCCCGCAAGACCGCTTCGTTCGGCACCGAGGACAAGCTGGTCGCGGGCAAGGTCGGCAATGACGTCAAGACGTCGTTCCTGAAGTTCACCGTTGCGGCCGGCACCGATGTGCAGGACGCGAAGCTGCTCCTGAGCGCGCTGGGCAAGCCGACCGGCAAGGTCACGGTTTCCCGCGTTCTCGACAACACCTGGACCGAGGGCAAGCTGTCCGCGGCCAACGCTCCGAAGGTGGGCCTGCCGATCGCCTCGGTGAGCCCGAAGAGCAGCGACACCAGCCTCGCCTTCGACCTGAGCTCCGAGGTCTACGGCCCGGGCACCTACTCGTTCGCGATCTCCGCGACCGCGCCGATCAAGTTCCAGTCGGCCGAGAACAAGGCCAAGGGCGGCCCGGAGCTGACCTTCCTGACCTCCGCCGCGATCAGCGACGCGGTGAAGTCCGCCGCGAGCGGTGCCGCGCCGAAGGCCGGCACGAACTGTGTCACGAACGCGAAGCTCGTCCCGTCCTGCAACATCCTCTGGGGTGGCGCGGCCGGCGGCTTCACCGACGCGCCGCGGGACCTCGCGCTCAAGGACTGGGAGAAGCTGAGCGGCCGCACCGCGACGATCTTCCACCAGTACCACAAGGGCAACGAGCCGTTCCCGACCAAGGCCGAGATCGCCATGACCAACGACCCGGCGAAGCCGCGCGTGCTGCTGGAGAACTGGAAGATCGCCTACGGCTCGAACTGGGCCAAGGTCGCGAAGGGTGAGCAGGACGCCCGCATCGACGCGTTCGCCAAGCGCGCGAAGGCGTACGGCAAGAAGTTCTTCCTGGTTCTGAACCACGAGCCGGAGAACGACGTCGTCGCCAAGCGCGGCTCGGGCTGGGAGGCCAAGGACTTCGCCGCGATGTACCGCCACACCATCCTCCGCCTCCGGGCGCAGGGCGTGACGAACGTGGTCAACGTGATGGCGTACATGGGTAACGAGAAGTGGATGGCGCAGAGCTGGTGGAAGGACCTCTACCCGGGTAACGACGTCGTCGACTGGGTGGGCCTGGACTCCTACGTCTCGGTCGAGAAGGGCTACTACCACTTCGGCGACTTCGGCGACATCCTGGACCGTGCCCCCAAGGGTGGCGTCGGTTTCTACGACTGGGCCGTCGCCAAGGCGCCGGGCAAGCCGTTCATGCTGGCCGAGTGGGGTGGCTACCACCGCGTCGGCAAGTACGCCGACAAGGACGCCGTCTACAACGACGTCCTGCCGGAGCTCGCCAAGCGTCCCGCCATCAAGGCGATCGTCCACTTCGACACGAAGAAGGACGACCAGGGCGACCGGGACATCAGCATCAACAGTACCCCGGCGAGCCTCGCTGCCTTCAAGAAGCTGGCCGCCAACCCGGTCTTCAACGTGAAGATCGGCTGA
- a CDS encoding dipeptidase produces MTLIIDGHNDLPMRLRALHGSSVAGLDQHRPSLHTDLPRLRAGGVGGQFWSVYVPSDLPEPVALTATLEQIDLVHRMVAAYPGDLEIAHTAADVERIMAAGRIASLIGVEGGHCLAGSTGVLRSLARLGIRYVTLTHNHHTAWADSAAQPPVVGGLSAEGRDLVRDMQRLGVLVDLSHVAPVTMHAALDVAGAPVIFSHSGARAVTDHPRNVPDDVLTRLPGNGGVAQLTFVAPFVSAAVRDWAAAAEAEWARLGLPALPDPWPRSPRPGEDPSAVPVIVAPDPAAEPAFRAWLAAHPKPAATIAQVADHVDHARAVAGVDHVGLGGDFDGTTELPAGLPDVSGYPRLLDELRGRGWSEADLTKLASGNILRAMRDAESRAGEMLWPVPS; encoded by the coding sequence ATGACGCTGATCATCGACGGCCACAACGACCTGCCGATGCGGCTCCGCGCCCTCCACGGCTCGAGCGTCGCCGGCCTCGACCAGCACCGCCCGTCCCTGCACACCGACCTGCCACGACTGCGCGCCGGCGGCGTCGGCGGGCAGTTCTGGTCCGTCTACGTCCCGTCCGACCTGCCGGAACCCGTCGCGCTCACGGCCACCCTCGAACAGATCGACCTGGTGCACCGGATGGTCGCCGCCTACCCCGGCGACCTCGAGATCGCGCACACCGCCGCCGACGTCGAACGGATCATGGCGGCCGGGCGGATCGCCTCCCTCATCGGCGTCGAGGGCGGCCACTGCCTCGCCGGCTCGACGGGCGTGCTGCGCTCACTCGCGCGGCTCGGCATCCGATATGTCACGCTTACTCACAATCACCACACCGCGTGGGCGGACTCCGCAGCGCAGCCGCCGGTGGTCGGCGGCCTGTCGGCCGAAGGGCGCGATCTGGTACGGGACATGCAGCGCCTCGGTGTCCTCGTGGACCTGTCGCACGTCGCGCCGGTGACCATGCACGCCGCCCTGGACGTCGCCGGCGCGCCGGTGATCTTCTCGCACTCGGGTGCCAGGGCCGTCACCGATCATCCCCGCAACGTGCCCGACGACGTGCTGACCAGGCTTCCCGGCAACGGTGGGGTGGCCCAGCTGACCTTCGTGGCGCCCTTCGTCTCCGCGGCGGTCCGGGACTGGGCGGCCGCGGCCGAGGCCGAGTGGGCACGGCTCGGACTGCCGGCGCTGCCCGACCCGTGGCCCCGGTCGCCTCGTCCCGGCGAGGACCCGTCCGCCGTACCCGTGATCGTGGCGCCGGACCCGGCCGCAGAGCCCGCGTTCCGCGCCTGGCTCGCCGCGCACCCGAAGCCAGCCGCCACGATCGCGCAGGTGGCCGACCATGTCGACCACGCCAGGGCGGTCGCCGGCGTGGATCACGTGGGCCTGGGCGGCGACTTCGACGGCACGACCGAGCTGCCGGCGGGACTGCCCGACGTGTCGGGGTACCCGCGGCTGCTCGACGAGTTGCGCGGCCGCGGATGGTCCGAGGCCGACCTGACGAAGCTGGCCTCGGGCAACATCCTCCGGGCGATGCGGGACGCCGAGTCACGGGCCGGGGAGATGCTCTGGCCCGTACCCTCCTAG